The nucleotide window tttttttagtctagtagaacgatagtGAACTatttactcagaccaattattgtataggacctacctcgctagacattacttttctgtcaaagtatatgatcaacgatctaatgcgattacaaAAACTGTCCCTATAGAATCGATCtttaatagttgtaatcgtgttcgtcggttaaagagctccgtaaaatacctttttgtgcaattgagttgtgtaaaaaacgggcaaaaaccgtactttagtataatatatataccaaatctaagctcgttttcttcagaaaatgacagacaattttgttcgtgactatgagtgcgatacaggtccttaattggtctgagactatttatgaccatttaaaaaaagtgtcatctAGCCTTTTAGTGaataatcttaatataacttgattttttttttcagataactGGTCTCCCAACTTTAATCCTgtacaaaaacaagaaaatcgTGAACCTCAGCAGCGGCGGCCGATCTCTCGAGAGCCTCATCACGACTGTCAACGAGCATCTGCAGGATCCCAAGGACGATACTGCGAGTGACACGGTGGAAAATACCAAAGACGAACtatgaaatatgtatataattgttatttatttatttttatttttgtaattgttgCCCATTGCAaaaacaattcatttattttggtatattttgtatttgctACACTTGCTCTGCATCTATGATGTAGTTGAAAACAATACGAATAACTGTTTGGTTGTTGAAATATGAtaccaaaatataaattaattaattgtttcaattattggtataaaaatcaatttcagACTGTAACGccatttttgtgaaaattactACTAACTCTGCTGGTTTAATTAACACAGGTCTCAATATGTTTTGAGTCTAGAATTTTggtggtttatttatttagttttctgtAAGAACAAGTGACATCCGTCCTACCTGAGGGCCTATTGGCAGTTTGatattgttactatcgcgttaacgtaaacgctaaCGTCGTTAAcgtctaaggaattgaaacagcgccatctagtggcactactgcacaactgtttcaattccatataaattcgcgtttacgtcaacgcgatagtaacagtatgaaaatattgaaaactcccactaggcacactgtaccTTTTTGGCACTACAATCGCAAActgttatatttaaaatgcCATAATCATCGCCGAACTTAAAGGAATATATTCTTCCAGAATGTTTTTAAAGTGTGCCCCTAAAAGAagtataataaagaataataccaatgatatttaaatattttttttaagttaccctCTTCTAAAgctatctttactaatattatacagctgacaagtttgtttgttcgtttgcttgaacgtgctaatctcagaaactattggtccgatttgaaaaattattttattgttagatagcccatttatcgaggaaagctgtaggatatatattatccccgtactcctatgggaacggaaaccacgcgggtgaaaccgcgcggcgtcagctagtcgtctATTAACAAAAATGGTATAAACTTGTCAAATCTACACTCAACTCGTGCCCAAATTCAAAACCCCAGCTTTCAACTGAAATTACCACCACTTCGATTACATTGCAGAGGTGTTATTccgctatttttaaccgacttcaaaaaggaggaggttcaattcggtcggtatttttttttttttttttttttatgtatgtacaccgattactcaaagacgcctggaccgatttcaaaaattctttttttgtttgaaacggtatagtccccatttggtcccattgccatcatgtcaagatctgatgatgggatcctggagaaattgaggggaactttcaaaaattatatggaagtctagtgtgttcgtaaacttttccatttagtatttttaagcgctacaatttcatgaaggtttaaaatcgatctgatgatggagccaaaaaactgacgagggaactcctcggcgagttacagcagttaccttgtgtttgggcttgattaatttgtattaatgagaactttccacatagataggttgtgactgtcatttaggggtttggtgatgaagaccaaggacaattaagggaactccttaacagtttacagtaactacctggGCTTGATTAATGCGTATttctgagaactttctaccaagatgggttgtgactgtcattaggggtctgatttattcgtttgagatgaaattttacactaaaaatggaaaaataataaaaattttaataaaaaaaatataaccgacttcaaaacctaaaaacccactaaactaaaaagcgaaaaataacatcataatatgttctacctgctgatcagtatgaagtcggtgcttagccggtgttgtcttttaagccatttctgacaggaccacatgaaacaacactgtctgcaaaatctaaatctataacatggcttaaattaatacatcactggcttagcaccgccttcatactgatcagcaggtagaacatattatgatgttatttttcgctttttagtttagtgggtttttaggttttgaagtcggttatattttttttattaaaattttatacctactcgtcgatgaaatattcgcctataacaagtttaattcgaatttgaattttatttctatgggatgccaaaattaaaatgtcactaacaacgaagttacCATGGTCatagcgctgtaactttacagaatacgGGGACTGATTGCGTTGATATGGACGATCTAAACAATAactcgtggaaactgtccataaGGTCGAGTCTTAAGGTTTGCACAGCAATCGTCTGTAAACATAGCAACACTTTGCAGGGAATACAAGGACTATGTCCTAAAGTGCCGTCCTGTGTCTACCTGAAGCGTAGGTATTAAGCCTCGTGTTCCTATAATTATACCGGCAACCTTGCCCTTCAGACCGGATTAAAGCAGGCACTCTGCCGGATGAATTTGTCACGAAAAGCTCAACTACTACTTAAACCATGTAATACCTAAAGTGTTGCACATTATCAATAGATTCATCGATACTTGTTAGAGCCTTCAGAGATATAATCAAGATCTTTTGTCTATGGTATCTATGATCAAGATAATAATCCTTGGATAAATACCTCCCAAGGATTAAAACTAAACGTGTGTAAAGCCCCCTCTACACTTCAACAGATGTGTCAGCTGACGTTGATACTCATAGGATGCATcagcattttttaaaaaaaaaacgctgcgCGTTACTAAGTTTCGTATCTCCTACACAGATGGTGCTAGTAGAGAgaacattaaatattatatcgCGCTAGGGAGATTCTTTTGTGCGGAATGACGTTCGGTTTTTGCTTCACATTCGGTATCGCTTCTCGGCCTTTTGGCTAAGATCAAAGTGTAGTATCTGTTCTTTTCAGCTTAATATCTGAAAGTTCCCGCAATGCGGGACtagaggtgagtcgtactcgctaaaacgcgtactgagtgttacgagtacgagtacgccgagagacgcgctccaaagactagctccacgagtatttagaagtacgagccattaggacctatagaatagatacgtactcctaaatactcagtggccagcgattttacgtcatattatctgatactaagcgtacattaatttcaagcGAGTTCTacgtagtcatttggactagtggtatgAACGCAAGGTACAAAAAAttgaatcctgagttcgatcccgggtaacagaaaatcatttttgtctttttattttgttttttttcaattggtttcttcaactatttttggtttttgtaatccacaaaataaagaaaaaaatttgcaaacaaaaatatttcagtcattaatttcaaaatttcaatttaattttattatttagttatttcttttaatattacctcatgatactgtcgggttacattaacttgttactttagcggataaataatcatactaaaacaaataaacattatgtttttaaaataaggattaaaatcagggactccaaatattggagtattaagagtattaagtgtatactgcgttaaaaaatcggtcttatgtttgataaagtaaagacaatttttcatcggcaatgggacgtcactcacacattcttaaacgaacgcgtccgggaacgcgtctcgcgatgttttgtctgttggagtatgaagtgtttattgcgttgaaaaaccggtcttatgtctagacaacaaagtctattttctttcggcattgatagaagtctctcactcacacattactaatcgaacgcgtctctgaacacgtcccgtattggttggaccgttagagtatttgcgagtattggactcgcactctgttgacgtcttgcgctcctcggtactcggtacttctaaatacgcttAATACGTGTATAAGTCCCTGCTCCGTACTCGTACGCCATACGTCTTCCAACAAACCTAGTGTTAAGACCTGCTCCAGTATATACGCCTCACCTCTATGCGGGACCAGTAtattaaactgatttttgtAAACTGACGGGATGTTCGGGGCTCGCTCCACTCCCGTCACGGGTCGGCCCGGCATTGCAGTGCCGCCGGGAACGGCCCACAGATATTATGAAACACCTCTAACTCTAACTTCTCTAAGGCTTAAACCTCAAAAAACTCCCAGTTTCCTTTCCTTCCCACCTGTTATTGTATGTAAGGAAGAAATTACTCGCTTCAATTCAAGTTCAATTTGCTCATTGCTGTAAtcggaaatttaaaaaataaccgcAACCGGCCAAGTGTAGTAGaatagtagattaatttaaatttagcactttaatcttctgataccccacactatgggaTTGAagatacaaaatttcatccttccTGTGCATATacggaaggaaccccaaaaaaatTCTCTtataagcttaatattttacaaacggatcacTAAATCCgaaaaaattatctatactaatattataaagctgaagattttgtttgtttgtttgattgaacgcgctaatctcaggaactacctttaccttaccttacctacctacctttcaaagacctatcgcAATCGGTAATAACACTATATCTTCATTGCATTTGAGAATGAGGCGAAAAAGATGagatcaaaaaaaatcaaaatcaaaaatcatttatttcaagtaggctcagtttacaagcacttttgacacgtcagttgactatttgtaaagattctactaccggttcggaaggcaggtcccgctgagaagataccggcaagaaactcaacagttgctcttttgactGGGACTACTCCGTCGCCATTGTTCGatcttttgtctatttctcttcaagaGTCATGATATGTCTATTGTCTACAAACTACGGTAGAAACAACCATCAGGTTCAGGCTCTTAGACCAAGTTATTGGGATCTTTCACGAATACGCCGAACGGCATGATCCAcacgtatcataaaaataataccatCTAGTTATGAAAAATACATCCTTACGCGGACTTGTTTTCAACTAGACGCCGCTTGGGATCATATCACTGACAAGATTATTTCAATGATGCCTGAAGTAAACAAAATCATTTCAACAGTCGGGTGatcaaaattattgtaaaaaaaaagtatgagtCGGACTCgccgagggttccgtaggaacgtaggatcattataaatagttcaggaatcgaATCACGGCACTAATTTCAGTCCCTCTGTTTTTTAAGATTTGTGTAGGTATATGGTAAACGTACATTTTTGTGATATCTTGTGGTCTATAACGACGTTACTATATACTGTTCTAGTTCAATGGGACCCTGTGagagtttttatttcattgagagtGTCGATATATGCGATTATTGCTGAATAAAAGGCCGAATCTtgttttcacaacttcatgttACTGTAGATTTGAATAATTTCAACTGATACTACGTATTACCGAAAAAAAGGTTCTTGACAGACTGACAACGAAAAAGTGATCTTATATGATTAccgtttttccttttgaggtacggaaTATTAACAATGTAAAGAAAAGCATTAAAAAGACGATTGGTTACTTGGTTACTTATTAAGACTTGACTCTGAGACTCACTGAGTTGTTATTGAGTGTTGCTGTGGGCTACATGTGGGAAGGAACCGTAGCAGAATCACCAAGGGAGAACccaaattctattaaaaaatggGAGGAATGGAATGTATGTTGTGAGACGCCGGATTTTTTAGAATGATTGAGATTAGTGATGCCTCCACATCTAGGTGACGTAAGAGTGGGTGGTTAGATACTTGCGGTGTCTAGTTAAATTTCAATCCGTGAATTAAAAATTTTCCTACCTTTTTAAGTAAATCGATAGTCGAATTTACTCAGCTGTATTGGTTTTTGTCTTATTTAAACAGCAACTGTGTTGCAAATTTGCATACAATTCTAAAGAATAAGTTATTGCGAATGCAAAAGATGACCTTGCTTCGTCTCGTCTTGATctctttcattattattaattgtaattacatATTTGTTTTTGGTGCACCTATgcttgtaggtacatattatctattacctacatattatcTGTACTTTAATTGtcaaaataagattttttttcggGGAACTAAACTCTGTTTTGCTTTAAATATAGTGGTAGACTTAGGGGCGTATCTACCGCCGTATTATAAGGGTCCCCCTGGCCTCTTACGTGCGAAATTAAACCCGACACGGACTTGGccagtttttttcattttatttttttcttttatgagatacccgacttactGGGGGATAAGACGGGTTATGTGGGACTTAGGAGTACCACAATAACCCGCCACCCTCAACGCATTTTGGAAAACTCCGAGGCTTCACTTAAACTCGCCGGTGCCTCCGTTGCACTGCACCTCTAGTGCTCGTCTAAGAGTAAgaatatttctctttttttatatttttttttattatagaatagatttattattattcataattcaaaaaattaaataaagatattgaagCGGTCTTCAATCTGGAgtagtttattttgataagaaataaTACCAAGATACAAATAAAGAGCCTATTCAAACGGCGGCATTTccattacttttaaaataaaagaacattTTTTGTGTCATGACTATAATAATTAGacatatgctgtcgcgacattttctTTAGGAAATGATaactgcaaagttgtagtacattattttatgctagcatcaatagtttttgcagcgcacgcggtgtaaacaatattttaagtattttttgtacaccttgggttacaatATTGAAGTTttaggatccctaattttttgaaaatataatatagcgcTCTGGGATAGTGTagtttcccaacagtgaaagatttttcacctagacctttttaatccagcccttgcagtcgtatcgctgtaaaaatggagtaacttctcccgttttcccaacatttcccttcccagctttgctcctattgatcgtagtgtgatgagaagtatactataacctgaccaggaatataaagaataattgtacaaagtttcattaaaatccgtcgagtagcttttgtttctataacgaacatacagacagacagacaaaagttttattgattgcatttttggcataagtatcgatcactaatcactccctgatagttattattactttgtattaataatataattactttggaaatatatttcatgtacagaattgacctctctacagatttattttaagtatagattagaggACGACAGCGGCTTAGtcctttgataataataaaggtatacatacctactaataagcAGAACAATTTCTACATGAGTTTTGCCTCCTTTTTGATGACACATTTCAAatattgacaaataatttaattgaacacgaaaacattaaaataatttcatttacaaAATGCCTCCTATTTTCCAATCCTTTTGTGAAGTCGGTATAAAAACAGGTGTCGTTAAGAAGACGACTGTTTCATTGAGATGAtggaattaatttttcaatgatcaaacaaaaaatacattgaattataatacactttattaatatatttttgcaaCAATTAACACCAAATAACAGAGGTaacattttataacaatttcATAGTTCTGTTATACATAAGTAGAAAAATAGGAATTTTATAAGTagacaaattatgaaatttatcTCAATACAATTTTAGTTGGTATTCTATATATGATTTTACAAGGCTTGAAACATTTTTATTCGTCTCAAACATTAAATACGTTACTCGTACTTGTTGTtcatagattaataataatattaattgtcaTCTGTTAATTATTTTGAAGAGCATGTGTTTGGTTGACGTATTACATTTATTCAACCTTAGCGGGTCATTGTGGAATTGAACCTTTCTGCTAAAGTGCCACCCAAATCGGGGTGGATAGCTTCGAAGAGTTCTATCATGCCATTCCGGACCGATGGACTAGCGGGTGTCAGCAAACCTATCAGAGAGCCGTGCAAACGAGTTTTTTCACCCTCAGACATGTTTTCGTATGTATCTCTCGCCTGATCAAAGTTGGATATATCTTCGGGTACGACCTTAAGTAAACCTTTCTGTTGCGGTTTCCAGCTAACGGGTTCGGAGTTTACTGAATCAGGATTGACATTGCGACCTTGGAAAGGGCAGTTGACGGGTATCTCCTTGACGTGTGGCCCCAAGCGGTAGAGGTGAGCGTCGTTGTAGGAGAAACGACGCGCTTGGAACACTCTGTCAGGTCCTCCGTTTATACCATCTACCAAATTCCCCGGACAGAAAGCCAACTGTTCCACTTCTGCGAAGACATTTTTAGGATTCCTATTGAGGACCATTTTGCCTACAGGATATAGGGGGAACTCATCTTCGGGAAGCTTACGAGTAACGTCAAACAAGCGGAATCCCAACCTCTTCGCGTCCTCCTCAGTCGCGATCTGCACGTAGCACGTCCAGTTAGGGAAGTCTCCTTTTTTAATGGAATCGTGCAAATCTCTCGTATAATAATCCGGGTCTGCCAAATTGATCTCAGCAATTTCCGCATCCGTCAGGAATTGATGGCCCTCATCTGGCAGGCAATGGAATCTGATGAAACTGGTATCGCCATAGGCATTTTCAACTTGCATTGTGTGGATGTTGTGGTGAGATATATGCCGATACGATTTAGGAATACCACGATCACCAAACATATCTATAAGCATGTTCAGTGACTCGGGGACTTGAAGGATTGTGTCCAACAACTTCAACGGGTTATGGATGTAAACAGCCGGATCTCTTCTCAGTGAGTGCGCGAATTTGACGAATTGTGTTGGTTCCCTCGAGAAAAACTTGTCTAAATTAAGTCCAGGGAAATCGAGAATGCCATCTTCTGTGTAAAACTTGATGGCGAACCCTCGAACTCCTCGCGCTAATTCTGAGGCGCCCCGTTCCGCGGTCGCTGGTGAGATTCTCACCGCGACCGGCGTTCTCTTGCCGATTTCGTTGAACAGTTTCGCTCTGCAGACATCAGATATGTCATGAGTGACTTCGAAATAACCGAACGCTCCAGTTCCCTTTGGATGCACAGTGCGGTCGATAGGTCTTTCCCGTACTTGATTCGTCATAACGTCCATGAAGAAATGGTTATGTATGAGAGGCATGTTGAGCGTGGTGGTGGCGTGCTCGATCGAAACAGGCGCGCCGCTGCTGATGCTCATCACACCTTCAGGACTCTGAAAGATAAATAGAAATGCGTTTAtttctatactagcggactcccgcgacttcgtccgcctgaaaATCATTCTAAACTTTCAggtcctatttcaccactttagggattgaatttaaaaaatttttgaatcacattatatttcgtattatttttatgattaataaacttaaaacggaaactctaaaaatgaaacactttccatacaaactttcaacccctatttcaccccctttttattttatttttgcaataaaaagtattctataaccttcaCTTCTCTTCTTCATAGCAAGTCAACTGCATGTGTTTAGCCTTTGGTCTTTTAATCTCTAGGGGGAGCAGTTACCTGACCTTTGCATCATCTTTTAAttggatcatcattatcaacccatattcggctcattgctgagctcgagtatcctctcagaatgagaggggttaggccattaatccatcacgctggcccaatgcggattggcagacttcacacacgcagaaaattaagaaaattctccggtgtgcaggtttcctcacgatgttttcccttcaccgtttgagacacgtgatatttaaattcttaaaatgcacacaactgaaaagttagaggtgcctgccccggaccggattcgtacccacaccctccgg belongs to Bicyclus anynana chromosome 10, ilBicAnyn1.1, whole genome shotgun sequence and includes:
- the LOC112051522 gene encoding peroxisomal catalase 1-like; protein product: MLAFWILLALSVVVGEETPYHPAVDQALLCEIRKKSPEGVMSISSGAPVSIEHATTTLNMPLIHNHFFMDVMTNQVRERPIDRTVHPKGTGAFGYFEVTHDISDVCRAKLFNEIGKRTPVAVRISPATAERGASELARGVRGFAIKFYTEDGILDFPGLNLDKFFSREPTQFVKFAHSLRRDPAVYIHNPLKLLDTILQVPESLNMLIDMFGDRGIPKSYRHISHHNIHTMQVENAYGDTSFIRFHCLPDEGHQFLTDAEIAEINLADPDYYTRDLHDSIKKGDFPNWTCYVQIATEEDAKRLGFRLFDVTRKLPEDEFPLYPVGKMVLNRNPKNVFAEVEQLAFCPGNLVDGINGGPDRVFQARRFSYNDAHLYRLGPHVKEIPVNCPFQGRNVNPDSVNSEPVSWKPQQKGLLKVVPEDISNFDQARDTYENMSEGEKTRLHGSLIGLLTPASPSVRNGMIELFEAIHPDLGGTLAERFNSTMTR